From Aristaeella lactis, the proteins below share one genomic window:
- a CDS encoding SGNH/GDSL hydrolase family protein, translated as MKQIILLGDSVRMQYQPVVAEKLSDIAGVSGPEENGRWSGYTLNSLRFWLPNMPSPDLVQWNCGLWDMGDDYQEGRHFYPLDLYEETCHRICRILRKVTGKPDLPIVIATTTPTMHGDHGDILQYNDILRKVAREENALVNDLYVVVAPNKEKMICEDHIHLTPAGVEAVAEQTATVLRSVLQGINSFD; from the coding sequence ATGAAACAGATCATTTTACTTGGCGATTCTGTCCGGATGCAGTACCAGCCTGTTGTTGCGGAAAAGCTCTCTGATATCGCAGGGGTTTCCGGGCCGGAGGAAAACGGAAGGTGGAGCGGGTATACGCTGAACTCCCTTCGGTTCTGGCTTCCCAACATGCCTTCACCGGATCTGGTGCAGTGGAACTGCGGCTTATGGGATATGGGGGATGACTATCAGGAGGGAAGGCATTTCTATCCTCTGGATCTGTATGAGGAAACCTGCCACAGGATCTGCAGGATCCTGAGGAAGGTGACTGGGAAACCGGACCTCCCGATTGTTATTGCCACAACCACACCTACAATGCACGGGGACCACGGGGATATCCTGCAGTACAATGATATCCTGCGGAAGGTTGCCAGAGAAGAGAACGCTCTGGTTAACGACCTGTATGTGGTGGTGGCCCCCAACAAGGAGAAGATGATCTGCGAGGATCATATCCACCTGACACCGGCGGGGGTGGAGGCTGTGGCGGAACAGACGGCCACAGTGCTGCGGAGCGTGCTGCAGGGGATCAATTCTTTCGATTGA